In Bythopirellula goksoeyrii, a single window of DNA contains:
- a CDS encoding CARDB domain-containing protein: protein MTRRLITGIVLVAMLIGTPTTIHAQPVPNRSGGTTLVDRLSQLKSVFVRDQSSKNESANGSSSNRSSTNRTARMPNRSASQGRVQQGDLLPKGIFDRNADPGHRGNEYELGDEVFDTSPRRGSNTGNQGSLSNTRSSPSTTRENELQEALEDLLATDLDGSGNEIEDLDSDDGFNRLPSDSEDFDLRKALINKSKGGSAQTSTSNAIEDLRQQLEALEQQKVYTPPTESRNRARKATSDRDAERVFTGVSQPATQPSSRVASNIPSKSSNMLLSSKQPMIGSRVEGPRQILVGREATYRVILENASDTAAKDLSAEVGIPEWAEVVEVTSTSGVVQQQSSTQGSETLKWQLQDLAGRSKQSLLVKLIPRSGKPLNISVQWTVAPIATQTIVEVQEPKLEMTLGGPEEVYYNKAQRYQLSLRNPGTGDAENVVVRLVPPGGDEQSASSHSIGNLPAGSSKEIELELTARESGQLVMKATATAAGGLQSEAVKPVLCLKPEIEVDWRGSEEKYAGTEASYYFRIRNPGTADTEPVTVQVKLPSGAKLASASDGYRHDALSGILSWQLPGIKAGDAQFLQIRCEVARAGTNRFVLNAQTAGGGLSATKEIETNVIAIADLKLAVSDPKGPVPVGENAIYEIRIRNRGTTDAQNVGVVGLFSEGIDPTAVEGAQFSVRDGRVSIHPINSLPAGEELVLRIRATASREGTHVFRAEVTCQDLDIKLAAEETTKFYEDQFRWEDSKTAYSSDQEQTITR, encoded by the coding sequence ATGACTCGACGATTGATAACCGGCATCGTACTCGTGGCCATGCTAATCGGCACGCCGACGACGATTCATGCCCAACCAGTCCCTAATCGATCGGGTGGAACAACCTTGGTCGACCGCTTGAGCCAGTTGAAGAGCGTATTCGTTCGCGACCAGAGCTCGAAGAATGAGTCCGCTAACGGTTCGTCGTCAAATCGTTCCTCAACTAATCGCACTGCGCGTATGCCTAATCGGAGTGCTTCCCAGGGACGGGTACAGCAAGGTGATCTCCTCCCCAAAGGAATCTTTGATCGAAATGCCGATCCAGGTCACCGAGGGAATGAATATGAGTTGGGAGATGAGGTCTTTGATACTTCCCCACGGCGTGGAAGCAACACGGGCAACCAGGGCTCACTCTCAAACACACGCAGCTCCCCTAGCACGACTCGCGAGAACGAACTTCAGGAAGCCTTGGAAGATCTCTTGGCTACAGACCTCGACGGATCAGGGAATGAAATCGAAGACCTCGATTCAGACGACGGATTCAACCGTTTGCCAAGTGATAGCGAAGACTTTGATCTTCGCAAGGCACTCATCAACAAATCGAAAGGCGGATCAGCTCAAACCAGTACTAGCAACGCAATCGAAGATCTGCGTCAGCAGTTGGAAGCATTAGAGCAGCAAAAGGTATACACTCCCCCTACGGAGTCACGCAACAGGGCTCGCAAGGCGACAAGTGATCGCGATGCCGAACGTGTCTTCACCGGCGTTAGCCAACCTGCTACGCAACCAAGCTCGCGGGTCGCCTCAAACATCCCTTCGAAGAGTAGCAACATGCTCCTGAGTAGCAAGCAACCGATGATCGGCTCGCGAGTAGAAGGTCCGCGACAGATTCTCGTTGGTCGAGAAGCTACCTATCGAGTCATCCTGGAAAACGCCAGTGACACTGCGGCGAAGGATTTGTCCGCCGAAGTAGGTATCCCCGAATGGGCTGAGGTCGTTGAGGTGACTTCAACGAGCGGAGTCGTACAGCAACAATCGAGCACTCAAGGATCAGAAACCTTGAAGTGGCAATTGCAAGATCTTGCTGGTCGGTCCAAGCAGTCGCTGCTGGTTAAACTGATCCCACGCAGCGGTAAACCACTCAATATTTCGGTCCAGTGGACGGTTGCTCCCATAGCAACGCAGACCATTGTTGAGGTCCAGGAACCCAAGTTGGAAATGACCTTAGGTGGTCCTGAAGAAGTGTACTACAACAAGGCCCAACGCTATCAGCTTTCGCTACGGAATCCAGGCACTGGGGACGCGGAGAATGTTGTGGTCCGACTTGTTCCTCCCGGCGGAGATGAACAGTCTGCAAGCTCACATTCGATTGGCAATCTGCCAGCGGGAAGCTCCAAGGAGATCGAACTCGAGCTCACGGCACGCGAATCGGGCCAACTTGTTATGAAGGCGACCGCCACGGCCGCTGGAGGTTTGCAGTCAGAAGCGGTCAAACCAGTTCTCTGCCTCAAACCAGAGATTGAGGTCGATTGGCGTGGCAGCGAGGAGAAATACGCCGGAACTGAGGCCTCGTACTATTTCCGAATTCGCAATCCGGGCACAGCAGATACTGAACCGGTTACTGTGCAGGTCAAACTTCCTAGCGGGGCCAAGCTGGCTTCAGCTAGCGACGGGTATCGGCACGATGCGCTTTCGGGGATCTTGAGTTGGCAGCTTCCTGGCATCAAAGCTGGGGATGCACAATTCTTGCAAATTCGTTGCGAGGTTGCCCGAGCAGGCACGAACCGATTCGTATTGAATGCCCAAACTGCAGGAGGTGGCCTCAGTGCCACTAAAGAGATCGAAACGAACGTGATCGCTATCGCAGACCTGAAGCTTGCAGTGAGCGATCCCAAAGGACCAGTGCCGGTTGGAGAAAACGCGATCTATGAGATTCGCATTCGCAATCGAGGTACTACCGATGCTCAGAATGTAGGTGTGGTTGGACTTTTTTCCGAAGGAATCGATCCCACGGCTGTCGAAGGTGCTCAGTTTAGTGTGCGAGATGGCCGCGTGAGCATTCATCCTATCAATTCGCTGCCAGCAGGCGAGGAACTCGTGCTTCGGATTCGTGCCACCGCTTCGCGGGAAGGAACCCACGTATTCCGAGCCGAAGTCACTTGCCAGGATCTCGACATCAAACTGGCTGCCGAGGAGACCACCAAATTCTATGAAGATCAGTTTCGCTGGGAGGACAGCAAGACTGCCTACTCCAGCGATCAAGAACAGACAATTACTCGTTAG
- a CDS encoding ribonuclease D, producing the protein MSSPTITSPDTLNQLCKRLREAPIIGIDTEFVSEDTFHPELCLIQVATTEDLAAIDPLALKDLTPFWETMVSGDHVTVLHAGREELNFFLRAVGAVPKHLFDVQIAAGFCSNEYPSSYSAVVSKFVGHQPAKGEQRTDWRRRPLTNAQIEYALEDVRYLLPLHERFTELLAKLGRSEWFASEMIAWQNEVIAANSRKDWRRVSGIGKLSSRSLAIVRELWTWRQEEAQSRNQPPRRILRDDLLVEIAKRKVDSPDRIMGIRGIERTPAKRKAQELADCVQRGLEGPTERLHVGGRKAELPSQLNLLGQFLAPALGTICRRAEIATSMVGTASDVRELIAYRIGLTNGDQPTPSLAEGWRAEVVGNVIDELLEGKRSIRINNARAEDPLVFDPIDPA; encoded by the coding sequence GTGTCTTCACCGACCATTACCAGCCCGGATACCCTAAATCAGCTTTGCAAGAGACTGCGCGAAGCTCCGATCATTGGGATCGATACGGAATTCGTTTCCGAGGATACCTTTCATCCGGAACTCTGCCTGATTCAAGTTGCCACGACCGAAGATTTAGCAGCCATTGATCCACTCGCTTTGAAGGATCTCACTCCTTTTTGGGAAACGATGGTTTCCGGAGACCATGTCACGGTCCTCCATGCGGGCCGTGAGGAGCTCAATTTCTTTCTCCGTGCCGTTGGAGCTGTACCCAAGCATCTGTTCGATGTACAGATTGCAGCTGGATTCTGTAGCAATGAGTATCCTTCATCCTATAGTGCCGTGGTCAGCAAGTTTGTTGGACATCAACCGGCCAAAGGGGAGCAACGCACAGATTGGCGGCGACGGCCTCTGACTAACGCTCAGATAGAATATGCCCTGGAGGACGTTCGCTATCTCTTGCCACTTCATGAGCGATTCACAGAACTATTGGCGAAACTTGGACGCAGTGAGTGGTTTGCCTCCGAGATGATCGCTTGGCAGAATGAAGTAATCGCAGCCAATAGTCGTAAGGATTGGCGGCGTGTGTCTGGAATTGGCAAACTCAGTTCGCGAAGTCTTGCGATTGTGCGGGAACTGTGGACATGGCGACAGGAAGAAGCTCAGAGCCGTAATCAGCCTCCACGAAGAATTTTGCGAGACGACCTGTTAGTTGAGATTGCAAAACGCAAGGTCGATTCACCAGATCGCATTATGGGGATTCGTGGCATTGAACGTACTCCCGCCAAGCGTAAGGCACAGGAGTTAGCCGACTGTGTCCAGCGAGGCTTGGAAGGCCCCACTGAAAGGCTCCACGTGGGAGGACGCAAAGCAGAACTTCCCTCGCAATTGAATCTCTTGGGGCAATTTCTCGCACCCGCTTTGGGAACAATCTGTCGCCGAGCGGAGATTGCAACCAGCATGGTCGGTACGGCTTCGGATGTGCGAGAACTGATTGCCTATCGCATCGGCCTCACCAACGGCGATCAACCCACACCCTCACTGGCTGAAGGTTGGCGAGCAGAGGTCGTAGGAAATGTGATCGACGAGTTGCTCGAAGGCAAACGCTCAATTCGCATCAACAATGCCCGCGCAGAAGACCCACTCGTGTTTGACCCGATAGACCCGGCCTAA
- a CDS encoding sodium:proton antiporter, with amino-acid sequence MATDITSMTSSGHRSSGNAVLIALVGVIGFYLLSALWGHPQYATQLVESASAHHSSEAHGDATHSVEHADSTAPPLWTIIPFVLLLGAIAVLPLLHATEHWWESNASRFKVAAGLALVTLCYYAFMHDMPVDSHWPVHSTVAPSDGAIQTGFVGAILGNAILAEYIPFIVLLFSLYSIAGGIRIEGDLRADPLTNASFMVVGGLLASFVGTTGAAMLLIRPLLETNKERKHVSHTVVFFIFVVCNCGGCLLPIGDPPLFLGYLEGVSFTWTLRLWPSWLLVNGLLILVYCLADQLYFYRQETIRDIKRDITQTRKLKISGLALNVPLLIGVVLAVALLDPKKAIPGTDWHAWMFLREVVQLTLVAISLHFGSKKIREANNFNFAAIVEVAALFIGIFVCMQPALQILAERGAVLAKSLGPGGYFWATGTLSSFLDNAPTYLVFFKTAQDPTVQSITGGVPEELLKAISLGAVFMGAMTYIGNGPNFMVKAIAEKSGVRMPSFFGYMGYSCVVLIPILLLNQWQNLSFVDDVPEGASSSHVSATLEDH; translated from the coding sequence GTGGCGACGGATATCACGAGCATGACTTCCAGTGGACATCGTAGCAGTGGCAACGCAGTCCTGATTGCACTCGTAGGCGTGATAGGGTTCTATCTACTAAGCGCCCTCTGGGGACATCCCCAATATGCGACCCAGCTTGTGGAGAGTGCCAGTGCCCATCATTCTTCAGAAGCCCATGGAGATGCCACCCACAGCGTAGAACATGCTGACAGTACCGCCCCCCCGCTTTGGACCATCATTCCGTTCGTCTTGTTGTTGGGAGCTATTGCGGTGCTCCCTCTACTGCACGCTACTGAACATTGGTGGGAAAGCAACGCAAGTCGGTTTAAAGTTGCCGCTGGGCTCGCACTAGTCACCCTTTGCTACTATGCGTTTATGCACGATATGCCTGTCGACTCCCATTGGCCAGTCCACTCGACAGTGGCTCCGTCAGATGGAGCGATCCAAACAGGTTTTGTCGGAGCGATTCTGGGGAATGCGATTCTTGCGGAGTACATTCCCTTCATTGTCTTGCTGTTTAGTCTCTACTCAATTGCTGGCGGCATACGCATTGAAGGCGACCTCCGGGCTGACCCACTCACCAACGCTTCCTTCATGGTCGTTGGTGGATTGCTAGCTAGTTTTGTGGGAACCACTGGCGCGGCCATGCTATTGATTCGCCCGTTGTTGGAAACAAACAAAGAGCGCAAACATGTCAGCCACACGGTTGTCTTTTTTATCTTTGTCGTGTGCAATTGTGGCGGATGTCTCTTGCCAATCGGCGATCCCCCGCTCTTCTTAGGTTATCTTGAAGGAGTTAGTTTTACCTGGACGCTAAGGCTCTGGCCATCATGGTTATTAGTAAACGGGCTGCTGATACTTGTCTATTGTCTTGCAGACCAACTCTATTTCTATCGTCAAGAAACGATTCGTGATATCAAGAGAGATATTACCCAAACTAGGAAGCTCAAGATCAGTGGTCTCGCCCTGAACGTTCCGCTTCTCATAGGCGTAGTTTTGGCAGTCGCCTTGCTCGATCCAAAGAAAGCAATACCAGGCACGGATTGGCATGCTTGGATGTTTTTGCGGGAGGTCGTTCAACTGACCCTGGTGGCAATTTCGCTCCACTTTGGCTCGAAGAAAATTCGTGAAGCGAACAATTTTAACTTTGCTGCAATCGTAGAAGTTGCTGCTCTATTCATTGGAATATTTGTCTGCATGCAACCCGCTTTGCAAATTCTGGCTGAGAGGGGTGCCGTGCTGGCCAAATCACTTGGCCCAGGTGGATACTTCTGGGCTACCGGAACATTGTCTTCATTTCTCGACAACGCACCAACCTACCTTGTTTTCTTTAAGACTGCCCAAGATCCTACTGTGCAGTCCATAACGGGAGGAGTCCCGGAAGAACTGCTCAAGGCCATCAGCCTCGGAGCCGTATTCATGGGTGCCATGACTTACATCGGCAATGGCCCGAATTTTATGGTTAAAGCCATAGCTGAGAAATCTGGCGTGAGAATGCCCAGTTTCTTTGGCTATATGGGATACAGTTGTGTGGTTCTGATTCCGATTTTGCTGTTAAACCAATGGCAAAATCTCTCATTCGTCGATGATGTGCCTGAGGGTGCGAGTAGTTCCCACGTATCAGCTACTTTGGAAGACCACTGA
- a CDS encoding (5-formylfuran-3-yl)methyl phosphate synthase, producing the protein MNHIQSLESPANALLHHGSHSPKLLVSVRDVSEIEDAIAGGADWIDFKEPHDGPLGAVSSNQACQMVRVVDSRLPVSAALGELIDWQSAPSQQLLKIPGIDVVKLGLAGCASLRNWESTWQDLYQQAADHGKQMAAVAYADWSRAEAPSPDAVLEAAIKTGASYLLIDTWDKRSRSTLDCFNPEELAGLVKHVRSSEIRTVLAGNLRLADISSAVELETDILAVRGAACRGDRTDTINYQAVRAIKRAIVSAR; encoded by the coding sequence ATGAATCATATACAAAGTCTTGAATCGCCTGCCAACGCACTACTGCATCACGGCAGTCATTCTCCCAAGCTGTTGGTCAGTGTGCGCGACGTATCGGAAATCGAAGATGCAATCGCCGGAGGTGCCGATTGGATCGATTTCAAAGAACCTCACGATGGTCCCTTGGGAGCAGTCAGCTCGAACCAAGCTTGTCAAATGGTTCGTGTTGTCGATAGCAGACTGCCAGTCTCAGCAGCTCTTGGCGAGCTGATTGACTGGCAAAGTGCACCCTCGCAGCAACTGTTGAAGATACCTGGAATTGACGTCGTGAAGTTGGGGCTGGCTGGTTGTGCCTCACTTAGAAATTGGGAGTCCACGTGGCAAGATCTCTATCAACAAGCGGCCGACCATGGCAAACAGATGGCTGCTGTAGCATACGCTGACTGGTCGCGCGCGGAGGCTCCTAGCCCCGATGCGGTACTAGAAGCAGCCATCAAGACTGGGGCAAGTTACTTACTTATCGACACCTGGGACAAACGATCACGTTCGACGCTGGATTGCTTCAACCCAGAGGAACTTGCGGGACTGGTGAAACATGTCAGAAGCTCGGAGATACGAACCGTTCTGGCAGGAAATCTGCGATTGGCCGACATTTCTTCAGCAGTGGAATTGGAAACTGACATTCTCGCAGTGCGTGGAGCTGCTTGCCGGGGAGATCGCACTGATACGATCAATTACCAAGCAGTCCGGGCAATCAAGAGGGCGATTGTCAGCGCAAGGTGA
- a CDS encoding polyhydroxyalkanoic acid system family protein, with translation MPKLQLEVPHTLPQNEAQDRLQRFTESIHGKFGDQAKDVTQSWSDNVLTFGFKTLGMRIDGNIAVEPEKLVVNGDLPMAAMMFKGKIESEIRQQLERLVRV, from the coding sequence GTGCCGAAATTACAACTAGAGGTTCCGCACACGCTTCCTCAGAATGAGGCGCAAGATCGGTTGCAGCGTTTTACTGAGTCCATCCATGGAAAATTTGGCGATCAAGCCAAGGATGTGACGCAATCCTGGTCAGATAATGTCTTAACTTTTGGATTCAAGACCTTGGGAATGCGCATTGACGGCAACATCGCGGTCGAACCCGAAAAGCTTGTCGTCAACGGAGACTTGCCTATGGCCGCGATGATGTTCAAGGGGAAAATCGAATCGGAAATCCGACAGCAACTCGAACGATTAGTGCGGGTTTGA
- a CDS encoding methyltransferase family protein has product MMIDTPTSTVPSEISAESRAWPMRLWLAAPDWLFRVIGLAFFTVFTWVSAEKYWSGDFWNYVPWSELPSGKVIRMPWVPVLIDLTYLLIAISFIVRFQPKSRAADGRIILITLFTAFAPFIFVMWLGWGLGLFNESWKTAYYDFLWRSPITWYTALVGGVLITVGNILDVWGYLVLCRSFGIVPEARELKTTGPYRFVRHPVYLGQFIAQAGVWLCFARLHVVWIGLYCAFVALQLYRSKLEDRVLEEAFGEEYREWKRRTFWFV; this is encoded by the coding sequence ATGATGATCGATACGCCCACGTCCACTGTTCCCAGCGAGATATCTGCTGAGTCACGCGCTTGGCCCATGCGACTTTGGCTCGCGGCGCCGGATTGGCTATTCCGAGTCATTGGGTTAGCTTTCTTCACTGTGTTTACTTGGGTTAGTGCCGAGAAATACTGGAGTGGAGACTTTTGGAATTACGTTCCTTGGTCTGAGTTGCCTAGCGGCAAAGTGATCAGGATGCCGTGGGTTCCGGTGCTGATTGACCTGACCTATCTCTTGATTGCGATCAGTTTCATTGTTCGGTTTCAACCGAAATCACGAGCAGCTGATGGCCGAATCATTTTGATCACCCTGTTCACCGCTTTCGCTCCCTTCATTTTCGTCATGTGGCTCGGTTGGGGATTGGGCCTATTCAACGAAAGCTGGAAGACAGCTTATTATGATTTCTTGTGGCGAAGCCCGATCACCTGGTACACCGCTCTGGTCGGAGGGGTGCTAATCACTGTCGGAAACATCCTCGATGTTTGGGGTTACCTGGTTCTCTGCCGCAGCTTCGGCATTGTCCCCGAAGCGCGTGAACTAAAGACGACAGGCCCCTATCGCTTCGTTCGACATCCGGTCTATTTGGGCCAGTTCATTGCCCAAGCCGGGGTGTGGCTATGCTTTGCGAGGCTGCATGTCGTGTGGATAGGACTCTACTGTGCATTCGTCGCACTGCAGCTCTATCGCTCCAAGCTTGAAGATCGGGTCCTGGAAGAAGCCTTCGGCGAAGAGTACCGCGAGTGGAAACGCCGAACATTCTGGTTCGTGTAG
- a CDS encoding methyltransferase family protein translates to MGLQKELKDSGNWLFRFRSYVPLIFVIPFLIKMRDYHFPWGSNGLHEVMHITSMAVVFSGLAVRALVAGYAPDGTSGRNTREQVATSINTTGLYSVVRHPLYVGNFLMWGGIIIFCFDFWLTLVFCLGFWLYYERIMFAEESFLRQKFGDRFREWAAKTPAFIPRLSNWVSPSRNFSWRRVLRQEYTTLFLAVFALFGEEILEHLAIDHRLVFEPEWVAFLGVAAIVYVVLRHLKKHTSLLNTLET, encoded by the coding sequence ATGGGTCTACAGAAGGAACTGAAAGATAGTGGCAACTGGCTGTTCCGGTTTCGCAGCTACGTACCCTTAATTTTCGTCATTCCATTTCTCATCAAGATGCGTGATTATCATTTTCCCTGGGGCAGCAATGGGCTTCATGAGGTCATGCACATCACAAGCATGGCCGTTGTATTTTCAGGCCTAGCGGTTCGTGCTCTGGTAGCCGGTTACGCGCCTGACGGAACTTCGGGGCGCAACACTCGCGAACAGGTCGCCACAAGTATCAACACTACAGGTTTGTATTCAGTGGTTCGCCACCCGCTCTATGTTGGTAATTTCCTCATGTGGGGCGGCATCATAATTTTTTGTTTTGATTTTTGGTTGACACTTGTTTTCTGCCTTGGCTTTTGGTTGTACTACGAACGTATTATGTTCGCGGAGGAGTCTTTTTTACGTCAGAAGTTCGGCGATCGATTTAGAGAGTGGGCCGCAAAGACGCCGGCGTTCATTCCTCGATTATCCAACTGGGTTTCGCCCTCGCGCAACTTTTCGTGGAGGCGAGTGTTGCGTCAGGAATACACGACCTTATTCCTGGCGGTGTTCGCTTTGTTCGGAGAAGAAATCCTGGAGCACTTGGCGATTGATCATCGGTTGGTGTTCGAGCCCGAATGGGTGGCGTTTCTGGGTGTAGCAGCCATCGTTTATGTGGTACTCCGACATCTGAAGAAACATACAAGCCTACTCAATACCTTGGAAACGTAG
- a CDS encoding bifunctional GNAT family N-acetyltransferase/carbon-nitrogen hydrolase family protein: MAKAPDQKLAVKVRRWKKSDIPAIVECQKAAYPHIAKESICDERKMEMQLEAFSEGQFLAEYEGQVIGYCTSLIVLLDEDSPWYSYNEITGVGTFSTHDPSGDTLYGSDIAVHPKYRGQGVAAKLYVRRKALMKRLNLRRMVGGGRIPGYSQYSKKMTPEKYIEKVKQGELKDMALSAHLKAGYEVLGVHYAYLTDGESMNYATFLQLENPSFDPAKRMIAGAPIRRPNRKVRVCAAQYQLRPVTSWNDLERQVEFFAQTANEYHCHFLLFPELFTAQLFSMLPPDMESLEAVREVAGYHERYLELFKKTAADYGLFIIGGSTPVDIEGELRNTAHLITPSGNVYTQDKLHITSVERHYYDVQPGDKLKVFDTPLCRIGILICYDVEFPELARLLTVKGIDVLFVPFATDERKSYHRVRHCAQARAVENIIYVVLAGCVGNLPQVRSFLVNYGQAAVCTPCDVAFPMDGIMAEAEPNFETVVISELDLNDLAVQRDLGSVKPLQDRRSDLYEVNALTPVEVVYVE, from the coding sequence ATGGCCAAAGCTCCCGATCAGAAACTTGCTGTAAAAGTCCGCCGTTGGAAAAAGTCGGATATTCCTGCCATTGTCGAATGTCAGAAGGCGGCCTATCCACATATAGCCAAGGAGAGTATCTGCGACGAGCGGAAAATGGAGATGCAGCTCGAAGCGTTTTCTGAGGGGCAGTTTCTGGCCGAATACGAAGGCCAGGTAATCGGATACTGTACTTCGTTGATTGTACTTTTGGACGAGGACTCTCCCTGGTATTCCTACAACGAGATCACTGGAGTCGGTACGTTCAGCACTCACGATCCCAGTGGTGACACGCTGTATGGCTCGGACATCGCGGTCCATCCCAAGTATCGAGGACAGGGGGTGGCGGCCAAATTGTATGTTCGTCGCAAGGCACTCATGAAGAGGCTCAATCTGCGTCGCATGGTCGGGGGTGGTCGGATTCCAGGCTACAGCCAATATTCCAAGAAGATGACACCTGAGAAATACATCGAGAAAGTGAAGCAGGGCGAGTTGAAGGACATGGCTTTGTCCGCGCATCTGAAGGCCGGCTACGAAGTACTTGGGGTTCACTATGCCTATCTGACCGATGGCGAGAGTATGAACTATGCGACTTTCCTTCAGCTGGAGAATCCTTCGTTTGACCCTGCCAAGCGGATGATCGCTGGGGCGCCAATTCGCCGGCCGAACCGCAAAGTGCGTGTTTGCGCTGCGCAGTACCAATTGCGGCCTGTCACTTCCTGGAACGACCTTGAGCGCCAGGTCGAGTTCTTCGCTCAGACAGCCAACGAATATCATTGTCACTTCTTGCTCTTTCCCGAGTTGTTTACCGCCCAGCTTTTCAGTATGTTACCGCCTGATATGGAATCCTTGGAGGCAGTTCGGGAGGTTGCCGGGTATCATGAACGCTACCTTGAACTCTTCAAGAAAACGGCCGCTGATTACGGCCTGTTCATCATCGGCGGTTCCACCCCCGTTGATATCGAAGGCGAACTCCGCAACACGGCTCATTTGATTACCCCCAGCGGCAATGTCTACACCCAGGACAAACTACATATCACCTCGGTAGAACGGCATTATTATGATGTGCAGCCTGGTGATAAGCTGAAGGTGTTTGATACCCCATTGTGTAGGATCGGAATTCTCATTTGCTACGACGTGGAGTTTCCTGAGTTGGCTCGGCTCCTGACAGTCAAGGGTATCGACGTGCTCTTCGTTCCCTTTGCGACTGACGAACGCAAGAGCTACCACAGGGTCCGCCACTGTGCTCAGGCACGTGCTGTGGAAAACATCATCTACGTGGTGCTCGCCGGCTGTGTGGGGAACCTTCCTCAGGTTCGCAGCTTCTTGGTCAACTACGGTCAGGCGGCCGTCTGTACCCCATGCGATGTCGCGTTTCCGATGGACGGAATCATGGCCGAAGCCGAGCCGAATTTCGAAACCGTGGTGATCTCAGAATTAGACCTCAACGACCTGGCCGTCCAGCGCGATTTGGGGAGCGTGAAGCCGTTGCAAGATCGCCGCAGTGACCTCTACGAGGTGAACGCGCTGACTCCGGTAGAGGTGGTGTATGTGGAATAG
- a CDS encoding thioredoxin family protein has protein sequence MSIKKLFSFTLLSLLVGAMSAPLSYGDEAVRWRDNLDAAKIEAAQSGKLVLLHFYTSSCGPCRMLDESVFSQPQIAEALEQKYIPVKIDAESAKALASAYQVERVPSEVVLSSQGNVVAKLSCPQNGSDYITQLSNLSDHYQLYQASQGSSAEQPVQTAYAGLQVGQYKQQQQNQFAQSTFPQATRPQSQSPAASQSGQPGLTNNPYTSKPSNTVASASPVASNAYAPPGAKQNPQAAVTVPANAMPNSYPAQSVSHATTAPQNNFGGAVVQAKPAASQSPAPVQVMNPAASHVAAASHIALSPQVPEGSPPLAFDGYCPVTLKSAHKWVAGNPKFGAIHRGRTFLFTSDEQRQQFFSNPDAYCPVFSGMDPVMLLEQNQIVEGSRRFGFEYRGAFYLFASQETMEQFKAQPDQFAAGVKQAMNRMTSTAGGTVLR, from the coding sequence ATGAGCATCAAGAAGCTTTTCTCATTCACTCTTCTTTCCTTGCTGGTCGGGGCCATGTCGGCTCCGCTTTCCTATGGCGACGAAGCCGTGCGCTGGCGCGACAATCTCGACGCAGCCAAGATCGAGGCAGCTCAATCAGGTAAGTTGGTGCTCCTTCATTTCTATACCTCTTCCTGCGGGCCTTGTCGCATGCTCGACGAAAGCGTCTTCTCACAACCCCAGATTGCCGAAGCACTTGAGCAAAAATACATCCCAGTCAAGATCGATGCGGAGTCAGCAAAGGCCCTAGCTAGTGCCTATCAGGTGGAACGAGTTCCATCGGAAGTGGTGCTTTCTTCGCAGGGAAATGTTGTTGCGAAACTGTCGTGTCCTCAAAACGGCTCAGATTATATTACTCAACTCTCGAATCTGTCGGATCACTATCAACTCTATCAAGCGAGTCAGGGTTCTTCTGCCGAGCAACCTGTACAAACTGCTTACGCCGGCCTTCAGGTGGGGCAGTACAAGCAACAACAGCAGAATCAATTTGCCCAGTCAACTTTTCCTCAGGCGACCAGACCACAGTCGCAGAGTCCTGCCGCTTCGCAATCCGGACAACCTGGATTGACCAACAATCCCTACACTTCCAAGCCTAGCAATACGGTTGCCTCGGCGTCGCCAGTCGCCAGCAATGCCTATGCCCCTCCAGGTGCAAAACAGAATCCTCAGGCTGCAGTCACTGTGCCAGCGAATGCGATGCCCAACAGTTATCCTGCCCAGTCAGTTTCGCATGCCACAACAGCACCGCAGAATAACTTCGGCGGAGCAGTTGTCCAAGCCAAGCCTGCCGCGTCCCAATCTCCGGCTCCTGTCCAAGTGATGAATCCAGCGGCATCCCATGTCGCTGCCGCGTCCCATATCGCGCTCTCTCCTCAAGTACCCGAAGGAAGTCCACCTTTGGCATTCGATGGGTACTGCCCGGTGACACTCAAATCAGCACACAAGTGGGTAGCCGGTAATCCAAAGTTTGGGGCCATTCATCGCGGCCGCACTTTCTTGTTTACTTCCGACGAGCAACGTCAGCAGTTCTTCTCCAATCCTGATGCCTACTGTCCCGTTTTCTCGGGAATGGATCCGGTAATGCTGTTGGAGCAGAACCAAATCGTGGAAGGCTCGCGCCGTTTCGGCTTTGAATACCGCGGTGCCTTTTATCTTTTCGCATCGCAAGAGACCATGGAGCAGTTCAAAGCACAGCCCGATCAATTCGCAGCGGGCGTGAAGCAAGCCATGAATCGCATGACGTCTACGGCCGGTGGTACCGTCTTAAGATAA